In Erythrobacter sp. F6033, a single genomic region encodes these proteins:
- a CDS encoding MBL fold metallo-hydrolase yields MAGIPPKPWPTGEAEQLEPLVRRVLAPNPSPYTYTGTQTYVVGAGDDVAVIDPGPNDPAHIEAIMAAVGDAKILAIMCTHTHRDHSPAAAPLAQRTGAPVVGCAPLVLEVEGPRSDEAFDTTYEPDRVLEDGEQMRGTGWTLTAVATPGHTSNHLCFALEESGALFTGDHVMGWSTSVVIPPDGDMGDYMASLEKLQARDDTVYHAAHGAAITKPKQLVRGMIGHRRQRENQILRLLGEEARAVSAFIPAMYKGLDERLIGAAEMSVTAHLIDLEKRGQVTLDGDIWRTV; encoded by the coding sequence ATGGCAGGTATCCCGCCCAAACCGTGGCCCACTGGCGAGGCCGAGCAACTTGAACCGCTGGTACGGCGCGTACTTGCGCCTAACCCATCGCCCTACACATACACGGGCACTCAAACCTATGTGGTTGGCGCGGGCGATGATGTGGCGGTGATTGATCCTGGCCCCAATGATCCTGCACATATCGAGGCGATCATGGCTGCTGTGGGCGATGCAAAGATCCTCGCAATCATGTGCACGCATACGCACCGCGATCATTCGCCCGCTGCAGCGCCGCTCGCGCAGCGAACGGGCGCGCCTGTCGTTGGCTGCGCCCCGCTGGTATTGGAAGTGGAGGGGCCCCGCTCAGACGAAGCGTTTGACACCACATACGAACCCGACCGCGTTCTCGAAGATGGCGAACAAATGCGGGGCACCGGATGGACGCTGACGGCGGTGGCAACACCCGGTCACACGTCCAATCACCTCTGCTTCGCACTCGAAGAAAGCGGCGCTCTTTTCACAGGGGATCACGTGATGGGCTGGTCCACCAGCGTCGTGATCCCGCCCGACGGTGACATGGGCGACTACATGGCGAGCCTCGAAAAACTGCAGGCGCGCGACGACACTGTCTACCACGCGGCCCATGGCGCAGCGATCACCAAACCAAAGCAATTGGTGCGCGGCATGATCGGCCACCGCCGCCAGCGCGAGAACCAGATCTTGCGGCTGCTGGGCGAGGAAGCACGCGCAGTCTCGGCCTTCATTCCCGCGATGTATAAAGGTTTGGACGAGCGCTTGATCGGGGCCGCCGAAATGAGCGTAACCGCGCATCTGATTGACCTCGAAAAGCGCGGGCAAGTGACGCTGGATGGAGATATTTGGCGGACGGTGTGA